In Saccharomyces kudriavzevii IFO 1802 strain IFO1802 genome assembly, chromosome: 9, the following proteins share a genomic window:
- the VPR1 gene encoding Vpr1p (similar to Saccharomyces cerevisiae YIL152W; ancestral locus Anc_5.707): MSHKRRGLVIYQDQKQQQQPSGQSLSSISWSPTRRHHHPLKQQSSNSFTEILSKSSVQQDVRQDSSHLPISSLVLKQQQQRRNMPSQNSGPPLRKVVQDSQWTSSTIHCPSRKQEKQSLTFYRTDSKLVSQLHTSVKDLDTIVQTHKPRFDTIIHDLSHTAILSSNELLIKLPMNDTIILHSRIPKINAEWLHNKTSDPSASLVIDSRSFLILCNNIKWYLHWKFI; this comes from the coding sequence ATGAGCCATAAGCGAAGAGGTCTGGTGATATACCAGGACCAAaaacagcagcagcagccCTCGGGACAGTCTCTAAGTTCTATATCCTGGTCTCCGACACGGCGACACCATCACCCTTTAAAACAGCAAAGTAGCAACAGTTTCACAGAGATACTATCGAAATCGTCTGTGCAACAGGATGTTCGACAGGATAGTAGTCATCTGCCCATTTCATCGTTGGTCCTgaaacaacagcagcagcgCCGCAACATGCCATCGCAGAACTCTGGGCCTCCCCTGCGCAAGGTGGTTCAAGACTCGCAGTGGACAAGCTCCACAATTCATTGCCCCTCAAGGAAACAGGAAAAACAATCACTAACGTTTTACAGAACAGATTCAAAACTGGTGTCGCAACTGCACACCTCTGTAAAGGACCTGGACACCATTGTCCAGACGCATAAACCGCGGTTTGACACAATTATTCATGACCTCTCTCATACCGCTATATTATCTTCGAATGAGCTGCTCATCAAACTCCCGATGAACGACACAATAATATTACATAGCAGAATACCGAAAATCAATGCAGAATGGCTGCATAACAAGACCAGCGACCCTAGCGCCTCGTTAGTGATCGATTCAAGATCTTTCTTAATCCTGTGTAACAATATAAAATGGTACTTACACTGGAAATTCATATGA
- the IMP21 gene encoding Imp21p (similar to Saccharomyces cerevisiae IMP2' (YIL154C); ancestral locus Anc_5.710), translated as MQKSILLTKPDGTQSNLHRTKTETPTTVEFDSEQMERGHRERGRSKKKRDERDSYASSLSRSRSRASRASSRSRVREEEFLKWTVLRQDPSMRLKVADADSDEEEEGEGGDDDDDDEDDNNNNNNNNAGDDMDEEESDEEQVSDVENDAEIDEEFHYDLGMKVLPNFCTSINEVLESSKPWIAKYEISIRGHENEGVSLEQLDGGYVRAMQLLTKGAGAEPGNQRSFILYTDLSSESTYALTYLMGAVVNQGDTLYILHWEPSKPTDDSQMFANVARIRKHVMHLFDCAAGVLDDLDVVVLSLTHPYPKHLLNEMIHGLKPVALCCSLSVILSTLQNFVCSVPILAVRKKLKRAKRKGISE; from the coding sequence ATGCAGAAGAGCATATTGCTGACTAAACCTGACGGCACACAATCGAACCTACACAGAACCAAGACGGAGACGCCCACCACGGTGGAGTTCGACTCCGAGCAGATGGAAAGGGGCCACAGGGAAAGAGGTCGtagcaagaagaagagagacGAACGGGACTCGTATGCAAGCAGCCTGTCGCGGTCGAGAAGCAGAGCCAGCAGAGCCAGCAGTCGCAGCAGGGTGCGGGAGGAAGAGTTTCTCAAGTGGACGGTGTTGAGGCAGGACCCGTCGATGCGATTGAAGGTCGCGGACGCCGACTCTgacgaagaggaggaaGGCGAAGGTGgtgacgacgacgacgacgacgaagacgataacaacaacaacaacaacaacaatgcTGGCGACGACATGGACGAGGAGGAGTCCGACGAGGAGCAGGTGAGCGACGTCGAGAACGACGCCGAGATCGACGAGGAATTCCACTACGACCTGGGCATGAAAGTGCTGCCCAACTTTTGCACCAGCATCAACGAAGTGCTGGAGTCCAGCAAGCCCTGGATAGCCAAGTACGAGATCAGCATCCGCGGCCACGAGAACGAAGGCGTGTCCCTGGAGCAGCTCGACGGGGGATACGTCAGAGCCATGCAGCTGCTCACCAAGGGCGCCGGCGCAGAGCCCGGCAACCAGAGGTCCTTCATCCTCTACACGGACCTGAGCAGCGAGTCCACCTATGCGCTCACGTACCTCATGGGCGCGGTCGTCAACCAGGGAGACACCCTCTACATCCTCCATTGGGAGCCCTCGAAGCCCACGGACGACTCGCAGATGTTCGCCAACGTCGCCAGGATCAGAAAGCACGTCATGCACCTGTTCGACTGCGCCGCGGGCGTTCTCGACGACCTCGACGTCGTCGTTCTCTCGCTGACCCACCCGTACCCAAAGCATCTCCTCAACGAAATGATCCATGGCCTCAAACCGGTCGCCCTGTGCTGTTCCCTCTCGGTGATCCTGTCCACCTTGCAGAACTTCGTCTGCTCCGTGCCCATCCTCGCCGTCAGAAAGAAGCTGAAACGTGCCAAGCGCAAGGGCATCAGCGAGTGA
- the GUT2 gene encoding glycerol-3-phosphate dehydrogenase (similar to Saccharomyces cerevisiae GUT2 (YIL155C); ancestral locus Anc_5.711), producing the protein MFSVSRRRAAAAAAAIATATGSVYWATTQGDRRLVRNDASYMVPFPTAAPPQVSRRDLLDRLAKTHQFDVLIIGGGATGTGCALDAATRGLNVALVEKGDFASGTSSKSTKMIHGGVRYLEKAFWEFSKAQLDLVIEALNERKHLINTAPHLCTVLPILIPIYNTWQVPYIYMGCKFYDFFAGSQNLKKSYLLSKSATVEKAPMLTTDNLKASLVYHDGSFNDSRLNATLAITAVENGATVLNYVEVQRLIKDPASGKVVGAEARDVETNELVKINAKCVVNATGPYSDAILQMDRNPSGQPNSPLNDNSLIKSTFNQIAVTDPKMVIPSIGVHIVLPSFYCPKDMGLLDVRTSDGRVMFFLPWQGKVLAGTTDIPLKQVPENPMPTEADIQDILKELQHYIEFPVKREDVLSAWAGVRPLVRDPRTIPADGKKGSATQGVVRSHFLFTSDNGLITIAGGKWTTYRQMAEETVDKVVEVGRFHNLKPCHTRDIKLAGAEEWTQNYVALLAQNYHLSSKMSNYLVQNYGTRSSIICEFFKESMENKLPLSLADKENNVIYSSEENNLVNFDTFRYPFTIGELKYSMQYEYCRTPLDFLLRRTRFAFLDAKEALNSAHATVKVMGDEFNWSEKKRQWELEKTINFIKTFGV; encoded by the coding sequence ATGTTTTCAGTGAGTAGAAGAAgagctgctgctgctgctgctgccatCGCCACGGCCACAGGATCCGTGTACTGGGCGACCACCCAAGGGGATAGGCGCTTGGTGCGCAATGACGCAAGCTACATGGTGCCTTTCCCCACTGCTGCTCCACCGCAGGTCTCTAGACGAGACCTGCTGGACCGTCTGGCCAAGACGCACCAATTCGATGTGCTGATCATCGGCGGCGGGGCCACCGGGACAGGGTGTGCCCTGGACGCTGCCACCAGGGGGCTCAACGTGGCGCTGGTTGAAAAGGGCGATTTTGCCTCTGGAACGTCGTCCAAATCCACCAAGATGATCCATGGTGGGGTGCGGTACTTGGAAAAGGCGTTCTGGGAATTCTCCAAGGCCCAGCTGGACCTGGTCATCGAGGCGCTCAACGAGCGCAAGCATCTTATCAATACGGCTCCTCACCTGTGCACGGTCCTACCGATTCTGATCCCCATCTACAACACGTGGCAGGTCCCATACATCTACATGGGCTGCAAATTCTATGACTTCTTCGCCGGGTCCCagaacttgaagaaatcataCCTGTTGTCCAAATCGGCCACCGTCGAGAAGGCCCCCATGCTTACCACGGACAATTTGAAGGCCTCGCTTGTGTACCACGACGGGTCCTTCAACGACTCGCGTTTGAATGCCACGTTGGCCATCACCGCTGTGGAGAACGGCGCTACCGTATTGAACTATGTAGAGGTGCAAAGACTGATCAAGGACCCTGCTTCTGGTAAGGTGGTCGGCGCCGAGGCCCGTGACGTCGAGACCAACGAACTCGTCAAAATCAACGCCAAGTGTGTCGTCAACGCCACGGGCCCTTACAGTGACGCCATTTTGCAAATGGACCGCAACCCGTCCGGTCAGCCGAACTCGCCCTTGAACGATAACTCCCTGATCAAGTCCACTTTCAACCAAATCGCCGTCACGGACCCTAAAATGGTCATCCCATCCATTGGCGTGCACATCGTCCTACCTTCTTTCTACTGCCCGAAGGACATGGGTCTGCTGGACGTCAGAACCTCCGATGGCAGAGTGATGTTCTTTTTGCCCTGGCAGGGCAAAGTCCTTGCCGGCACCACAGACATCCCCTTGAAGCAAGTCCCCGAAAATCCCATGCCCACAGAGGCTGATATCCAGGATatcttgaaagaattgcaaCACTACATCGAATTCCCCGTGAAAAGAGAAGACGTTTTGAGTGCCTGGGCCGGTGTGAGACCCCTGGTCAGAGACCCTCGTACAATCCCCGCGGATGGGAAAAAGGGCTCTGCCACCCAGGGCGTGGTGAGATCCCATTTCTTGTTTACATCCGATAATGGCCTAATCACCATTGCCGGTGGTAAATGGACCACTTATAGACAGATGGCCGAAGAAACAGTCGACAAAGTCGTCGAAGTCGGCAGATTCCATAACTTGAAACCTTGCCACACAAGAGACATCAAACTGGCCGGTGCTGAAGAATGGACCCAAAACTACGTGGCCCTATTGGCCCAAAACTACCACTTGTCATCCAAGATGTCCAACTACCTGGTCCAAAATTATGGAACCCGTTCCTCCATTATATGtgagtttttcaaagaatcgaTGGAGAATAAACTGCCCCTGTCCCTGGCCGACAAGGAAAACAACGTCATCTATTCCAGCGAGGAAAACAATCTGGTCAATTTTGACACTTTCAGATATCCGTTCACCATTGGTGAGTTGAAATACTCGATGCAATACGAATATTGTAGGACTCCCTTGGATTTCCTTctaagaagaacaagattCGCTTTCTTGGACGCTAAGGAGGCCTTGAATTCGGCCCATGCCACAGTCAAGGTTATGGGCGATGAGTTTAATTGGTCGGAGAAGAAGAGGCAATGggaacttgaaaaaactaTAAACTTCATCAAGACATTTGGTGTCTAG
- the RRD1 gene encoding peptidylprolyl isomerase RRD1 (similar to Saccharomyces cerevisiae RRD1 (YIL153W); ancestral locus Anc_5.709) has protein sequence MSLDHVDWLHATFSTPVKRIFDTQTTLDFQSSLAIHRIKYHLHKYTTLMSHCPDPDAHAASSSIAMVNGLMGVLDKLAQLIDETPPLPGPRRYGNLACREWHYKLDEHLSQWLQEMLPAEYHVVVPELQYYLGNSFGSSTRLDYGTGHELSFMATVAALDLLGVFPHLRGNDVFLLFNKYYTIMRRLILTYTLEPAGSHGVWGLDDHFHLVYILGSSQWQLLDARAPLQPREVLDKSLVHDYKDTNFYCQGINFINEVKMGPFEEHSPILYDIAVTVPRWSKVCKGLLKMYSVEVLKKFPVVQHFWFGTGFFPWVNIQNGTDLPVFEEKEDETIEQANAASPGPNHTSTRFPGSLSMPPPMGPPSGSSINYLLSHQNSSHRNQASSSKDRLRR, from the coding sequence ATGTCGCTGGACCACGTTGATTGGCTGCACGCCACGTTCTCCACGCCCGTGAAGCGTATCTTCGACACGCAAACGACGCTGGACTTCCAGTCCTCGCTGGCCATCCACAGGATCAAGTACCATCTGCACAAGTACACCACTTTGATGTCGCATTGTCCGGACCCTGATGCACACGCGGCCTCCTCGTCAATCGCCATGGTGAACGGGCTGATGGGAGTTCTGGACAAGCTTGCCCAGCTGATCGATGAGACGCCTCCGCTCCCGGGGCCCAGAAGGTATGGTAACCTGGCGTGCCGTGAGTGGCACTATAAGCTGGACGAGCACCTATCTCAGTGGCTCCAAGAAATGCTGCCCGCAGAATACCATGTGGTGGTGCCCGAGTTGCAGTATTACTTGGGCAACAGCTTTGGTTCATCGACAAGACTGGACTACGGCACGGGGCACGAGCTCTCGTTCATGGCCACCGTCGCAGCGCTGGATCTGCTGGGCGTGTTTCCCCACCTGAGGGGCAACGACGTGTTTCTACTGTTCAACAAGTACTACACGATCATGAGAAGGCTGATTTTGACGTACACGCTGGAGCCCGCTGGCTCGCATGGCGTGTGGGGGCTTGACGACCATTTCCACCTGGTATACATCTTGGGCTCATCTCAATGGCAGCTGCTCGACGCACGCGCCCCCCTGCAACCTAGAGAAGTGCTGGACAAATCGCTGGTCCACGACTACAAGGACACCAACTTCTACTGTCAAGGAATAAACTTCATCAACGAGGTGAAGATGGGACCCTTCGAGGAGCATTCGCCCATCCTGTATGACATCGCCGTCACTGTGCCACGCTGGTCCAAGGTGTGCAAGGGGCTTTTGAAGATGTATTCTGTGGAAGTCTTGAAGAAGTTCCCTGTCGTGCAGCATTTCTGGTTCGGCACAGGCTTCTTTCCCTGGGTCAACATCCAAAACGGCACTGATCTACCCGTTTTCGAGGAGAAGGAGGACGAGACTATAGAGCAGGCTAATGCAGCGTCGCCTGGCCCAAATCACACGTCAACACGGTTCCCAGGGTCGCTGTCGATGCCTCCTCCGATGGGTCCGCCGTCCGGCAGCAGTATCAACTATCTACTAAGCCACCAGAACTCGTCGCATAGGAACCAGGCCTCTTCCTCAAAAGATAGACTACGTAGATAA
- the ESL1 gene encoding Esl1p (similar to Saccharomyces cerevisiae YIL151C and YKR096W; ancestral locus Anc_5.706) → MVDPMAPVNDDPSNKTDYLRFNDSNASVVNDMRPTTVALLHQKRHSSSSHNDTPESSFVKRRVPGVVEPVGKGFIDGIASGQVSVQNTPSKTDDISRRPSISRKAMETTPKVNTASISTIDVPKSPYYMNKSAITRNMEVVSRGNYAENTTSQMRTDESMATSNGIYSNSQPQSQVTLSDFRTAPAFATSPPPVTRQLPSAQPNQTFIKKLQEIYRIIVVQETELQQRCLFLTTSQTTELKSLWAIYRLNTELIKNYINFIITALLTTQPINDLIMGQEILDIYRIEKRLWVYGIITFLDVLKNFSNFMDPEVCCQFIIYAFISVSSMLEDIPLKYSILWRQRLGDLSRMAISLYPSGFIDWRLSAEYWYTESMKYIYGCGKLYYHIATVQQNSLEAFVNLGKSVFCQDLFTPSQQTLQLLIENIYQSAFIDRSSAGTNNNETAHRNSQLIDYLKHTEVMLLPSFLENMDLQHVVLMYFKDKFGKDFNGNDIFDTKDMFCQNPESLRYYFRHAPAFAESQLLQLIGFGNPKNPFALLFQLPKYLKLKRHKREKKKSGATEVPQYRDPFDDQISSESYFQNIDSLTSNFDDIPTNLNIWLDSLNHINMTSIQCSIHVLTKFLHAPLVVALPHFLTWLHFIVAILKKLETVNSKAVSGFWIHFLRRTMPWNSMVNLANVLVCYMLDNIHPFLERELERFYSLELDDLIEYFNENENLPEIWKCWGSLWFDAIKKCDVMEIPGVQDHLFFDSPLDGIVFDEKDEIGERFWIRSIRTILILKGVAKKFPDLGLKVNFQAPVFCRRNDISPDYFLKNFTFKLDEYEENDHNDNNELDELYDTIEINEKIERVNRDLRATPNLSVVSGENIFEYTGYTRLTPDYHCFDKNGGFNSAFIYSQWSNVGNGMVLDVSSESMYDAANNNLSPHWEKIFFDRITTAGHNGDKNGNCSVYFVIDATSWLRHFAHIFKLAKNNILKFAICLTTFQELRYLRGSKDDNVVEAATRSVITIRQLYDEKKIIPLRFTGNIATNVEENLEFEEQITWETHVDEFVIDAIAKLNQNFQTERLIDKNKNKNNAYAVLVTDDDNMDGKAKDKMIKTCNTKYLFSLGSKIGINSGLCTN, encoded by the coding sequence ATGGTTGACCCAATGGCACCGGTGAATGATGATCCTAGTAATAAGACTGATTATTTAAGGTTTAACGACAGTAATGCTTCTGTAGTGAACGATATGCGTCCAACCACCGTCGCGCTTCTCCACCAAAAGCGACATAGTTCTTCCTCGCACAATGATACACCAGAGTCGTCGTTCGTTAAGAGAAGAGTGCCTGGAGTTGTAGAGCCTGTGGGAAAGGGATTTATAGATGGAATAGCTAGCGGCCAAGTCTCGGTACAGAACACCCCCTCTAAAACGGATGACATATCCAGAAGACCGAGCATTTCTCGGAAAGCTATGGAGACAACCCCGAAAGTTAATACTGCCTCTATTTCAACCATCGACGTACCCAAATCTCCATACTATATGAATAAATCAGCCATCACTCGAAATATGGAAGTTGTCTCCAGGGGCAACTATGCCGAAAATACAACATCGCAGATGAGAACTGATGAATCAATGGCTACTTCAAATGGTATTTATAGTAATTCACAGCCACAGAGCCAGGTAACGCTGTCCGATTTTAGAACGGCTCCCGCTTTCGCTACTTCTCCCCCACCTGTGACGAGACAGTTACCTTCTGCACAGCCAAATCAGACATTCATTAAAAAATTACAGGAAATTTACAGAATCATAGTAGTGCAAGAAACTGAGTTGCAGCAAAGGTGCCTGTTTTTGACCACCTCTCAAACAACcgaattgaaaagtttatgGGCAATATATAGGTTGAACACAgaattgatcaaaaatTACATCaacttcatcatcactgCATTATTAACCACACAACCGATAAACGATTTAATTATGGGCCAAGAAATCCTGGATATTTACAGGATAGAGAAAAGGTTGTGGGTATACGGCATAATAACCTTCTTAGATGTACTAAAgaacttttcaaactttATGGACCCTGAAGTATGCTGCCAATTTATCATATACGCTTTCATCTCCGTCTCAAGCATGCTTGAAGATATACCATTGAAATATTCCATTTTGTGGAGGCAAAGGCTGGGTGATTTATCTAGAATGGCAATTTCCCTGTATCCCTCAGGATTTATAGATTGGAGGTTGAGCGCCGAATATTGGTATACCGAATCAATGAAATACATATACGGGTGTGGCAAGCTTTATTATCATATTGCCACAGTTCAACAGAACAGTTTAGAAGCGTTTGTCAACTTGGGAAAAAGTGTGTTTTGTCAGGATCTCTTTACTCCATCTCAACAAACGTTACAGTTAttgattgaaaatatttatCAATCTGCATTCATAGATAGGAGTTCAGCTGGTACTAACAACAATGAAACCGCTCATAGAAATTCCCAGTTAATTGACTACTTAAAACATACTGAAGTAATGTTACTACCAAGTTTCTTGGAGAATATGGACTTGCAGCATGTTGTACTAATGTATTTCAAAGACAAATTCGGCAAGGACTTTAACGGTAatgacatttttgataCGAAAGATATGTTTTGCCAGAACCCGGAGTCACTACGGTATTATTTCAGGCACGCCCCTGCATTTGCCGAGTCTCAACTTTTACAACTAATAGGTTTTGGTAATCCTAAAAACCCATTTGCATTACTGTTTCAATTGCCTAAATatctgaaattgaaaaggcataaaagagaaaaaaagaaatccgGTGCCACGGAGGTACCCCAATACAGAGATCCATTCGATGACCAAATAAGCTCGGAAAGCTACTTCCAGAATATCGATTCattaacttcaaattttgatgatattcCAACAAATCTCAATATTTGGTTGGATTCTCTAAATCACATAAATATGACGTCAATACAATGCAGCATACACGTATTAACGAAATTTCTTCATGCGCCTTTAGTGGTTGCCTTACCGCATTTTTTAACTTGGTTACATTTCATAGTTGCAATCTTGAAGAAGCTTGAAACtgtaaattcaaaagctGTAAGTGGATTTTGGATACATTTTCTAAGAAGAACAATGCCGTGGAACTCCATGGTAAACCTAGCCAACGTTTTAGTTTGCTACATGCTAGATAATATACATCCGTTTTTAGAAAGAGAGTTAGAGAGATTTTACTCATTAGAACTTGATGATTTGattgaatatttcaacgaaaatgaaaatctaCCAGAGATTTGGAAGTGTTGGGGGAGCCTGTGGTTTGATGCAATTAAGAAATGCGATGTGATGGAAATTCCCGGTGTTCAAgatcatcttttttttgattctcCCCTTGACGGTATAGTCTtcgatgaaaaagatgaaattggTGAGAGATTCTGGATACGAAGTATAAGAACAAttctaattttgaaaggGGTTGCCAAAAAATTCCCCGATTTGGGGTTAAAAGTAAATTTCCAAGCCCCAGTGTTTTGTCGTCGAAATGATATTTCACCagattattttttaaaaaattttaCATTCAAATTAGACGAATACGAGGAAAACGATCATAACGATAACAATGAATTGGACGAACTTTATGATACGATTGAAATAAATGAGAAAATCGAACGTGTTAATAGGGACCTGCGAGCCACACCAAACCTGAGCGTCGTTTCTGGTGAGAATATCTTCGAATATACTGGTTATACGAGATTGACACCAGACTACCACTGCTTTGATAAAAACGGCGGGTTCAACAGTGCGTTTATTTACAGCCAATGGTCCAATGTTGGGAACGGTATGGTCTTAGATGTAAGCAGCGAATCAATGTATGATGCTGCTAACAACAACTTGAGCCCGCATTgggagaaaattttcttcgatAGAATTACCACCGCTGGACATAATGGTGACAAGAATGGGAACTGTTCGGTTTATTTTGTCATCGACGCTACTTCATGGCTGAGACATTTTGCGCATATTTTCAAACTAGCGAAGAACaatattctcaaatttGCCATTTGTTTAACTACATTTCAAGAATTGCGTTATTTAAGAGGTTCAAAAGACGATAATGTTGTCGAAGCAGCAACGAGGTCTGTGATAACCATTCGGCAACTGTacgatgaaaagaaaataatccCTTTGAGATTTACGGGGAATATAGCCACgaatgttgaagaaaatttagaGTTTGAAGAGCAAATCACTTGGGAAACACACGTGGACGAATTTGTCATTGATGCTATTGCTAAACTAAACCAAAACTTCCAAACTGAACGACTGATTGataaaaacaagaacaagaacaacGCATATGCAGTTTTGGTGACggatgatgataatatgGACGGTAAGGCAAAGGACAAAATGATTAAAACGTGCAATACAAAATACTTATTTTCATTGGGTAGCAAAATCGGCATTAATTCTGGACTATGTACCAactaa
- the MCM10 gene encoding Mcm10p (similar to Saccharomyces cerevisiae MCM10 (YIL150C); ancestral locus Anc_5.703), protein MDDPREFLVADPYNNVTSDEDDEQTIAKELEFMERKKQALVERLKRKQEFKRAEDPNFEAIEVPQSPAKNRNIMKSQNTMKRDMRPAASNINDLKLSQLQQKQELPSNTTGYFMQKFQNAKRNEEKQRAKYENMMNARVHTFGTDKKEYRATIANELEEFSNIWVKKRYIPEDDLKRALHEIKILRLGKLFAKIRPPKFQEPDYANWAVVGLISHKSDVKFTSSDKPAKFFMFTITDFQHTLDVYIFGKKAVERYYNLRLGDVIAILNPEVLPWRPSGQGNFIKSFNLRISHDFKCILEIGSSRDLGWCPIVNRKKNENCGSPINIALHKCCDYHREVQFRGTSAKRIELNGGYALGAPTKVDAQPTLYRAKGENNFNLVRSIRKTLSEEEERMKKNSHNFRNSNSAKAFFDEKFQNPDMLANLDSKRRKIIDSKKSTALSRELGKIMRRKGSSGLEDKCDEEKQKIKQTTESALQTGLLQRLGFDPTHGKISKVLKSSVPGGEPRNKVMGGKKTVIDDLLNYKKEKVILAPSKNEWFKKRSHREEVWQKHFGSKDTDEVSDASTSDLEIV, encoded by the coding sequence ATGGATGATCCACGCGAATTTCTGGTAGCTGATCCGTACAACAATGTTACAtctgatgaagacgatgagCAGACAATTGCTAAGGAACTTGAATTCATGGAACGAAAGAAGCAAGCGTTAGTGGAACGATTAAAGAGGAAGcaagaattcaaaagagCGGAAGATCCCAATTTTGAAGCCATCGAAGTACCTCAATCGCCCGCCAAGAACCGCAATATAATGAAATCTCAAAATACCATGAAACGAGATATGAGGCCTGCTGCTTCAAATATCAACGACTTGAAGTTATCTCAACTACAGCAAAAACAGGAACTACCAAGCAATACAACCGGATACTTCAtgcaaaaatttcagaacGCAAAGAGGAATGAGGAAAAGCAAAGGGcaaaatatgaaaacatGATGAACGCAAGGGTCCATACGTTCGGTactgataaaaaagaatatagGGCAACAATCGCAAATGAACTAGAAGAATTTTCGAATATCTGGGTCAAGAAGAGGTATATACCAgaagatgatttgaaaCGGGCTTTACATGAGATTAAAATCCTTCGATTAGGCAAGCTTTTCGCAAAAATTCGCCCACCTAAATTTCAAGAACCCGATTACGCCAATTGGGCCGTAGTGGGTCTCATTAGTCATAAATCGGACGTCAAATTTACGTCATCTGATAAACCAgccaaattttttatgttcACTATAACGGACTTCCAGCACACACTAGATGTTTATATCTTCGGGAAAAAGGCCGTTGAGAGATATTACAATCTTCGCCTTGGCGACGTGATTGCAATTTTGAACCCTGAGGTACTACCGTGGAGACCCTCAGGACAGGgaaattttatcaagtCTTTCAACCTCCGAATCAGCCATGATTTCAAGTGTATTTTGGAGATAGGTTCAAGCAGGGATTTAGGGTGGTGTCCCATCGTgaatagaaaaaagaacGAAAACTGTGGATCTCCTATAAACATAGCTCTTCACAAGTGCTGTGATTACCACAGGGAAGTTCAATTTCGAGGGACCAGTGCCAAAAGAATCGAATTAAATGGAGGGTACGCCTTGGGCGCACCCACCAAAGTAGATGCTCAACCAACCTTATACAGGGCTAAAGGAGAAAACAACTTCAATCTAGTTAGAAGTATTCGTAAAACCCTCTCTGAGGAGGAGGAgagaatgaagaagaactcTCACAATTTTAGAAATAGTAATTCTGCCAAGGCATTTTTCGatgagaaatttcaaaatccaGATATGCTTGCAAACTTGGATAgcaagagaagaaaaattatagaCAGCAAGAAATCGACAGCTCTGAGTCGCGAACTAGGCAAAATTATGAGAAGGAAGGGGTCAAGTGGATTAGAGGATAAGTGCGACgaagagaaacaaaaaatcaagcaaACCACAGAAAGTGCTCTCCAAACGGGGCTCCTTCAACGTCTGGGATTTGATCCAACTCATGGGAAGATATCCAAAGTGCTCAAATCTTCAGTCCCAGGTGGAGAACCTAGGAACAAGGTCATGGGTGGGAAGAAGACTGTGATAGATGATCTTTTGAACtacaagaaggaaaaagttATTCTAGCGCCCTCAAAAAACGAATggttcaagaaaagaagccACCGCGAGGAAGTTTGGCAAAAACACTTCGGATCCAAGGATACTGATGAAGTCTCGGATGCTAGTACTAGCGATCTCGAGATAGTATAA